A region from the Phaenicophaeus curvirostris isolate KB17595 chromosome 3, BPBGC_Pcur_1.0, whole genome shotgun sequence genome encodes:
- the LOC138718489 gene encoding forkhead box protein J1-like encodes MAEGWQSHEETGKDRGQEGSRRDLDDVDDSLPNLTWLLDFSIISASMGNSSCCPSSPDPHSCQDIPSFAAPCSPLGTDQLCMEMPQTPRMPISSSSWMTEHHVVSTHPQLTAGIDYQTNPYIKPPYSYATLICMAMEASKEPHVTLSDIYKWITDNFCYFRQADPVWQNSIRHNLSSNKRFIKVPREKDKPGRGGFWKLDPQYVEQLKSGAFKKQRMRPVQIHPASTAKAQQEAQRGASLAASACASNKVLSVNLESQLLLKEFEEGLGNQNWNPVDGKRGLKRKQPLPKQTAKACRLSNSTLLSQEEQTQLGSLKGDSDPSLNREVSTFGDLELLSPVSLKTLNLELMAQGHHFECPQGPEQVLTESSQNSLSLDEGFVATSFLQHLCDEGTSDLSNSANAEQLFEVNDASVIADVSNWINLDSLL; translated from the exons ATGGCTGAGGGGTGGCAGAGCCAcgaggagacagggaaggacagagggcaggagggcagcaggagagacttGGACGATGTGGACGACAGCCTGCCCAACCTGACGTggctgctggacttctccatcatCAGCGCTAGCATGGgcaactcctcctgctgccccagcagcccggacccccacagctgtcaggacatccccagctttgctgcacCGTGCTCACCCCTGGGCACTGACCAACTGTGCATGGAAATGCCCCAAACTCCACGcatgcccatctcctcctccagctggatgaCGGAGCACCACGTTGTGTCCACGCACCCTCAGCTGACGGCGGGTATTGACTACCAGACCAACCCCTACATCAAACCACCCTATTCTTATGCCACCCTCATCTGCATGGCGATGGAAGCCAGCAAGGAGCCCCACGTCACCCTCTCAGACATCTACAAGTGGATTACCGACAACTTCTGCTACTTCCGTCAAGCTGATCCCGTGTGGCAG aacTCCATCCGGCACAACCTCTCCTCAAACAAGCGCTTCATCAAGGTGCCTCGAGAGAAGGACAAGCCAGGGAGAGGTGGCTTTTGGAAGCTTGACCCGCAATACGTTGAGCAGCTCAAGAGCGGtgccttcaaaaagcagaggatgcgCCCAGTGCAGATCCACCCAGCCTCCACTGCGAAAGCCCAGCAAGAAGCACAGCGTGGTGCCTCCCTGGCTGCTTCAGCTTGTGCCTCCAATAAAGTCCTCTCTGTCAACCTggagtcacagctgctgctgaaagagtttGAAGAAGGTCTTGGCAACCAGAACTGGAATCCAGTGGATGGCAAAAGAGGGCTCAAGCGCAAGCAGCCCTTGCccaagcaaacagccaaagcgTGTCGGCTTTCCAATTCCACCTTgctgagccaggaggagcagaccCAGCTGGGATCCCTGAAAGGGGACTCTGACCCCAGCCTGAACAGAGAGGTCTCCACTTTTGGGGATCTGGAGCTCTTATCTCCAGTCAGCCTCAAAACGCTCAACCTGGAGTTGATGGCACAAGGGCACCACTTTGAATGTCCCCAGGGGCCGGAGCAGGTCCTCACTGAGTCCTCCCAGAACAGCCTGAGCCTGGACGAAGGCTTCGTGgccacttctttcctgcagcatctctgtgatgaAGGGACAAGCGATCTCTCAAATTCTGCCAATGCGGAGCAGTTGTTTGAAGTCAACGATGCATCTGTAATAGCGGATGTCAGCAACTGGATCAATCTGGATTCCCTCTTGTAA